The Citrobacter telavivensis DNA segment GCTTCAGCTACACGACCCTGATGCTGTTGTCGTAATTGCCGGATTTGAAACCCAGAGTACTGGACTGGTTGCCGAGGCCGATACTATTAAAGAATGCGTGACAGTTCCTGTCCAAGCGGACAGCATGACGGGTGACCGTTCGTTGGCAAAGGAGGGTTCACCTTCTGTCTGGTTGGGATGGGGGAATGATTACCGCACGGAGTTCTTCGTTAGTGCCATCAACGACCCGGACGAATTAGCCTAACTATATCGAATACCCAAGAGCCTCTACTTCAGAGGCTTTTTTATTTGATGGGTCTTACGGGAAACCTTGTCATTCATTTACCAATAGTTGCAGGGCGTATCCTCCAGCGCTAAGTCACTTAACCCCCTTAATCGCCAGCCAGCATCTCCGGGTTCTGCCCGACCCGTGGATTACTTAACACCCTTAATCGCCAGTCAGCCTCTCCGGGTTCTGCCCGTACCGTGGGTCACTTAACCCCCTTAATCGCCAGCCAGCCTCTCCGGTTTCTGCCCGTACAGTGGGTCACTTAACCCCCTTAATCGCCAGCCAGCCTCTCCGGTTTCTGCCCGTACAGTGGGTCACTTAACCCCCTTAATCGCCAGCCAGCATCTCCGGGTTCTGCCCGACCCGTGGGTTACTTAACCCCCTTAATCGCCAGTCAGTCTCTCCGGGTTCTGCCCGCCCCGTGGATTACTTAACCCCCTTAATCGCCAGAAGAGAAAGATGATGTGTCATTGAACTGCATTTCGAGATCGCAAAATGAAGAAAAAACAAAATAGAATGTTAGCGTCTCAATCTGATTGCCGTTACAATTATACGCATAGAGCGTCATTTTACGCATTATACGTAAAGTATACGCATATGCGTTTAAATTCATAATTCAGGTTTGAGGGTATGACGAGAATGAATCTAATAGATAAAATTGCCCTTGTCGGGCAACGCATGAAGTCCGAACAAATTTCATTGAAAGAATCGTTACTGGCTTCTTCCCGGGTATCTGTATCAGATGACAGTGTGGAGGGGGTAGATCGCCTTATCTATAACCACTGCCTGAATAAAAAAAATCTCTCCGACTTCTTTGGAAAATCTCGAGTTACCTTCAATAAAATTCTCGCTGATCTCGAAGAAAAAAGGCTGGTGGGTCAACCTATTTATCAGAACAAAAACCACCTTTATACCCGCTGGGATGTCCAGAATATTATGGATGCCCTGGGTTATCCGCGCTATAGAGATTACTACCAGAGCCGAACAATCATTGTTCAGAATCATAAAGGTGGGACAGGAAAAAGCACGACCTCAGTGGCTCTGGCTGTAGCAGCAGCACTTGATCTCCAGTTGAATGCCAGAGTTTTAGTAATTGAATGGGATCCGCAAGGCTCTATTGGTAGCGGTATGATTCAAAGCGTATCTGAAGACGACGTATTCCTGACTGCAATCGACGCAATCCTGGGCGTGTATGAAGAAGGTTCTGAATATAAAAAATACCTCGACATGGGTTACTCTGAGGCTGAAATCATTGAGAATATGCCGTTCTCAACCCATCTGCCAAATCTTGATGTAATTACTGCGTTCCCAACCGATGCGAGATTCAAAGATAAATACTGGCAGTGCAGTAAAGAAGAGCGCACTCAGTTGTTGCTACGATTCAAAGAAGTGATAATGCCAGTCCTGAAAGCTAAGTATGACCTTATTATCTTCGATACCCCTCCAGAAGACTCGCCAATTATCTGGGCCGCTGATGAGGCCGCTGACGGTATTCTTGTCGCAGTTTCTCCGCGAGAATACGACTATGCATCCACAACTGATTTTATGCTGACGATCAGTGAGCGATTCCGTCAGTCTCCCAATAAAGGTGAAAATATTAAATGGTTTAAAGTACTGGCCGTTAACGTCGATGATAAAAGCCCATACGAAAAAATAGTCCTCGATAAGTTAATTCGAACCGTTCAAGACCTGTTTATGGCAACCAATATCAAAAACTCTGAAGCATTCAAAGCAGCTGCGTCACGGGGTAGGTCGGTTCTCGATATTAAGAAATCTGAAGAGTTATGTTCACCAAAGCAGCTGGATATTGCCGAAGAATCCGTAATGTCCGTATATCAACAGTTTATTAATGAGATAAAGAGTTTTTCAGCGAAGGAAGGAGTTAACGCATGAGTGATGAACAGCATATCGGAAACGATAAATCGCGTTATCTAAATACGCCAAAGCGAACCGATGTAGGCCACCGTTCCGGGTTAGCTAACCTTAAGAGTCCCCCTCGCATTAAGAAACTCTTTACCCTTCATAACGGGCGAAAACTTGAAGCTGAGCACGTCACTGTAGCAGCTGAAAATGTCGCTACTGAGACCGCCGTTCACCCAATGAACCCGCGAAATCAGGAAGCGCTTACCACAAACGCAGTACGAGATATCCTGCAACAAATTGAGTCAAGGGGTGTTGATACTGAAGGTGTTGCCGTTAAACGTGATGGCGTGTACCTGCTTATTGAAGGTAGCCGCAGACGTTTTTGCTGTATTGCGGCTCAAAAAGATCTGCCTTTATGGGTGCTACCAGATGATCTATCAGCTGAGGACATCAAGGCGATTATTACCGCTGCACAAACATCACGCCGATTCTCATACCGAGAGGTTGGGCTTCAGTATCTGGAACTAATGCAGGAAAAAGGATTCACCAAAAATGAAGAGCTTGCCCTCTTTCTTGGCATAAGCCATGTGTCAGTCTTTAAACGTATTCAGGCGGCGCGTATTGACGGTTCGTTGATAGCTCTGTTCCCGGATTATGAAGGTATACCAAACTCCTTCTACAGCCGGTTGTCCAAACTTCAGAAATACGTAGAGAGCAACCTTTTCATTCTTGCAGATGTAGTTGATAGGGTGAAAGAAGAAATTGCTAATCTGGACATCAGTGACATCCCGGAAGCGCAGAAAATTGTCATGGCGCAGATCACAAAGGCGGTTGAATTACTCGATCAAAAGCCACCTGCAAAAAGTTGGGAAACCCGTGATCTGGCTAATTTTGCTAATAAGGACAAATACGCCCGTATCAGCAAAAATGCATCAGGCCGTAAAGTTCGCTTTGAATTTAACCGAATGAGTACCGAGCTCATGGCAGAAATTGAAGCATTTATTACGGATAAACTGAGTAGCGAAAAATAACAATTCGCCATTGCTTGATTATCGAAACTGCACCTCCTGGTGCAGTTTTTTTTTGGCCGCAAACCTATTCGTCAGGAGGAGACACCGGTTGATAATAGGAAAAAAACAGCTCATGAGGTGGCTATGCTTTCGGAAAAAATTGTAACCCTGTTTTCAAATGACGCATTAAAGCGTTTCACGATTCTTGAGGCTTACGCCGAGCTAAAACGTCAGGGTACTTTTAGCGTTTTCCTTTCGTTCATCGATCCTCGTACTGATTGTCTCGTAGAGGGTAACTTTCAATTCTACCCGAACCCCGTTAAGACCTACTCAAACATGGGAGTATGCTATCTCACTGAACATCTTGGGCTAACGTTAAAAATCCCAAGCTCTATGGAATGGTGGGCTACACATGAAAAGTCAACATTTCATAACCAAGACATCACCTATCTGAAGGAGGGTGAATACGTAAAGGCAACCATTAAACTGGAAATAGGCTCGCGGATCAGAGTTCCTAATGCGTTCGAAGTTGCCCCTTCCATGTGAACTTAAGGCATATCAAAGTAAATTACTGACGAGGACGGCTATGGCACTCACGATAAAAACAGAAACACTAAAAGCTACCACAAGCCCAACATTTGAGGCTTTACGTAATCGTTATAGCCACCGTAGTTCTGACGATGAGATTGCCGTCGATCCGCTATGTTTATCTCGGGATGATCTGAATGAACTTTTACAGGCATGTCGTGGTGATGGAGAGTCAAAAAATCGACGAGCTCTTGAATCGATCATCACTGCACTGGAAGGTGATTTCGATAAGCCTGTGAGCAGTTTTCCGGCATTCGGTCGTGTGTTACTACAGTATCTGAAGTCAAATCGAATTGATGGCTGGATATACCGACGCGGTCATGACGGCAACCTGTACCCCGGTCTTGTTACAGCAATAAAAGAAGTAAAATCAGAAAAAAACTCTGACCGTCCCCCATCACTATTGTTACAAATCAGCTGGTATGGGTTCGGCGAATATTCGCACTCCAAAAAGGTTTACGGAACCCAGCTTACCGCCCTGAATTTCGAGCCTAATGAGGTGGCGCGGCGCAGTGTCGCTAAGACACTGGCCGACCGTGATATCTACCATGAAACGCATGAGCTGAAACAAGAGTACCTGGAACAACTAACGCGGTTTAAGGAAGTGGTCGACGGGCAATTTGGCAATCAGTTTAAAGCAACCGGCAGGGCTGTCAGAATGGAATCGTATAGCTACAGCGACCGGAATCTGGAAATAGCAGGGCATAAACTGATACACGATTTGCCTGATAGTGAGTGCGATGCCTACGGTGCAGAAGTGGAGTCGCCTCTTTTTGAAGATGACCAGTTTGGCCTTTTACCCGAAATTCCTGTGCAGCGTTATTTTGATCTCTCGCTGCAAGACTTTATCTGGATACATGCCAATAACGTAGAACCATACAAGTATGATAAAGAACTGCCAAAAAAGATGGTTTTGCCGGAAGACCACCGTGATTTACTCGATATACTGACCACGGATATCAGCGCTTTCACCAGCGATATTGTTGAAGGGAAAAGCGCGGGTAACATCATCATGTGCGTGGGCTCACCCGGACTTGGGAAGACATTAACTGCTGAAGTGTATGCAGAGGTCATTGAACGGCCCCTGTACTCAATTCATGCTGGCGCACTGGGAACCAACGCCGATGACATTGAGAAAAATCTGCGGACGATTCTGACCCGGGCTAAACGGTGGAACTGTGTCCTGCTTCTGGACGAAGCCGATGTGTTTGTCATGCAGCGTGGAGCATCACTGACTCAAAATGCCATCGTTGCGGAGTTCCTCCGTACACTGGAGTATTTCGATGGGTTGATGTTCATGACAAGCAACCGGGGTAGTGACATCGATGAGGCTATCATACCAAGATGCGCTGCAATCATTCACTATGATGTGCCGGAGAAATCAGATGCCCAAAAGATCTGGAAGATTATGGGTGAGAACTTTGGCGTGAACATTCCTGATGAACTGGTCAGATCACTTGTAAACACTTACCCAGAACTTCCACCACGTGACATCAAGATGTTGCTACGGCTCACGTTGCGAATGAGCGTGAAAGAGCAGGGGAGTGGTAGCATCCCGACACTGGATATTGTGCGGAAATGCGCGATGTTTCGTGGGATAGAACGAAAGGGAAAAGAAAAAGCCCTGTGATAACGATGCCGGGTTCGCCCGGCATACAACCTGCTGGCCCAGCCCAAAGCAATCCGAGTTCTTCAGCAAAAGCAGCAGCGTGTCGGAAATAACTGTGTTATAACAATTCAGGTGATCATGATGAGAAGTTGATAACAATGTTTAAGCTAAGTCCCATAAGAAAAAAAACAAACAAGCTGCATAAACTCCTTAATAACGGCTATCGTTTCGTAATCATGCATGAAGATGAAATTATTGAACCCTTCCGCTACGAAATAGAAGCCAGACGAAAACTATTCTTTGGCAGAAAACTCCTTTCTATTTCCGACCTCATCGACTCAATAAACGATAGTGTAAAAACCCAAGCAAAACGCGCCCCTTAACTATTCGTCACCTGAATAACTCCAGCTATGATAAACATTATTATCAAGCTTAAAGGTGATACTTATGAAACCGTTTGGGATTTTCTATTCAGTAGAAGGCTGCACTTGTTCACTGTGCCGCTCGCGTGGCTATCGTAAAAACAATGCATACGATAGATCTCTTCGTGTAAGCAAACACCGCGCCCGTCAGCAGGCCAAGCGTGAAATCCGCTCCGCCGTATTCAGCATCGACAATTAAGAAAGGTTGATGATAAATAAGAAGAATAACGAGGATAACAAATGACTGATGAAAACCAAATAAAGGTGCTGTTTTGCATTCTGCGTCGTCGATTCGTGGATTATGTCCCTGAGTTTGAAAACTGTGTAGAAGAACGGGAAGTCATCAATGAAACGCCGAAGGGTTACCGTATGTCCGTCTCCTACGGCACATCAGTTTACCTGCACGCGGATTATGAGTTTTTCGAATCACGTCAGGCAGCGTATCAATGGTGCGCCCGCCGTGTGACCGCTAGCATTGAGAAGATGAAACAAAAAATGCAGGCGGCAGAAGCAACAAAAATAAAACTGATAGAAGCATCCGGGAACTGTGGCGAATAAGATGACACCACGTCAAATTATCCTCTCACATATTACAGCTGAGAAAGCACTCCCACGAGGAACGCTGATCTGGTTATTCTACGAGAATGCCGATGATTTAATCAGCCTGAATGAAGTGGGCGATAATCTTGAAAGGTGGCATCAACGAGTTGGGTCGCCTGAAGAAATTCAGGTGATACTGGATATGCCTGATGACGATTCAGAAGTCTGGCTATTCAGCCCAACAAAATTATTCTCCCCACGGGTAAAAACCCCCGTTCTGACAGCCAGAGATAGGGCAGTTGCTCGCTATGGCGTTTCTCGCGTTATGACGGCGGAGAAAGTTGTTTTTCTGTATTCAGGGTATCTTCTGCACCTCTATAGACAGGCATATGGTTTCACCGGCCCTGCGC contains these protein-coding regions:
- a CDS encoding AAA family ATPase produces the protein MRSKLPLPCELKAYQSKLLTRTAMALTIKTETLKATTSPTFEALRNRYSHRSSDDEIAVDPLCLSRDDLNELLQACRGDGESKNRRALESIITALEGDFDKPVSSFPAFGRVLLQYLKSNRIDGWIYRRGHDGNLYPGLVTAIKEVKSEKNSDRPPSLLLQISWYGFGEYSHSKKVYGTQLTALNFEPNEVARRSVAKTLADRDIYHETHELKQEYLEQLTRFKEVVDGQFGNQFKATGRAVRMESYSYSDRNLEIAGHKLIHDLPDSECDAYGAEVESPLFEDDQFGLLPEIPVQRYFDLSLQDFIWIHANNVEPYKYDKELPKKMVLPEDHRDLLDILTTDISAFTSDIVEGKSAGNIIMCVGSPGLGKTLTAEVYAEVIERPLYSIHAGALGTNADDIEKNLRTILTRAKRWNCVLLLDEADVFVMQRGASLTQNAIVAEFLRTLEYFDGLMFMTSNRGSDIDEAIIPRCAAIIHYDVPEKSDAQKIWKIMGENFGVNIPDELVRSLVNTYPELPPRDIKMLLRLTLRMSVKEQGSGSIPTLDIVRKCAMFRGIERKGKEKAL
- a CDS encoding AAA family ATPase; translated protein: MNLIDKIALVGQRMKSEQISLKESLLASSRVSVSDDSVEGVDRLIYNHCLNKKNLSDFFGKSRVTFNKILADLEEKRLVGQPIYQNKNHLYTRWDVQNIMDALGYPRYRDYYQSRTIIVQNHKGGTGKSTTSVALAVAAALDLQLNARVLVIEWDPQGSIGSGMIQSVSEDDVFLTAIDAILGVYEEGSEYKKYLDMGYSEAEIIENMPFSTHLPNLDVITAFPTDARFKDKYWQCSKEERTQLLLRFKEVIMPVLKAKYDLIIFDTPPEDSPIIWAADEAADGILVAVSPREYDYASTTDFMLTISERFRQSPNKGENIKWFKVLAVNVDDKSPYEKIVLDKLIRTVQDLFMATNIKNSEAFKAAASRGRSVLDIKKSEELCSPKQLDIAEESVMSVYQQFINEIKSFSAKEGVNA
- a CDS encoding peptide transporter; the encoded protein is MSDEQHIGNDKSRYLNTPKRTDVGHRSGLANLKSPPRIKKLFTLHNGRKLEAEHVTVAAENVATETAVHPMNPRNQEALTTNAVRDILQQIESRGVDTEGVAVKRDGVYLLIEGSRRRFCCIAAQKDLPLWVLPDDLSAEDIKAIITAAQTSRRFSYREVGLQYLELMQEKGFTKNEELALFLGISHVSVFKRIQAARIDGSLIALFPDYEGIPNSFYSRLSKLQKYVESNLFILADVVDRVKEEIANLDISDIPEAQKIVMAQITKAVELLDQKPPAKSWETRDLANFANKDKYARISKNASGRKVRFEFNRMSTELMAEIEAFITDKLSSEK